The window aggGTTGAAtctaatgtgtgtgtgtgtgtgtgtatgtgtgtgcgaAGCCAAGGTGCCAAAGAAAGATTAGattaagaaagaaaaaaaggatcGGAAATTAAAACTTTGAATGGTCGAAAGGTAATCATAAGTTatgatgaattggaaaaacaaaatccgtAAGATTTGTACcatatggtgtgtgtgtattttaaTATGACTTAtccagtggaaaaaaattcttttatttctTATGGAATataagcaaagaaaaaaaatgcacataattcaaaataaaatatatcgaaatattattgagaaaaaaaaatgttcacaaACTCGagcaaaacaaatcattacAATTGGAATACTGAGAGAGTGTGCATGGGCTAGGTAAAATGTTTGAGAATGAATGTGGAAAAATGCTggatgaattcatttttttcatgttgcatttgtttttgtattaaacattgatttcatcatgtGATgaactaccaccaccatcatcatcatcatcggaatcATATCGGCCCATTgcttcaaaattttcaaatacatAACGCCAATCATGTAGATCTGGTGATTTATATAAACACATGTTTAAACGGCGACATtcacaaaattcaataaaatttcgaataaaaCCATAgctatatgaatgaaaaaaaagataaatgtttctttgaaatgaaatgataatttttcttacTTGTATGGATTATGAATATTTCCAGAacgtttattttgtttaaaatatcgatatcgatCAGCATTGATTCGTTCATTAGTTGTCATAGCAAGGCAAGttatcttgattttttttcgtgaaaaaaaaattgttaaaaaaataaatgaaacaaattcgaatcaattgCTTACCtgatataattgaaaaaataataggCAAACAACCCAAATGACATGGATCAAAGCATTGACTAGTGACCATGTGATCCATCCATTATATGTGACTACATTAGACCAAACATCCACAAAAGATTCATGCTTTCTATTGGTCATTATTCGATCAGATTCGTTGATATCATCTCGTATGTCATCAAGAAAATCCCAATCTATATTTATAAAATATAagtgatattttttcttgtgaattttttctctttctgaAACTTACAATGTATGGTGGCAACAATATAACAGAATAGAGTCATTGATAATGTAGCAAGATACCAGATAAAATATTTATGATTACGATATCCAACACAATTACCAATCCATGGACAGTGATGATCAAAACGTGCCACACAACGATTACATAATGAACAATGTTTCGAACGTGTTGGTTTACGTATCAGACATGTTGAACAGAAccatgatgaatcaaaaccTTCATGTTCACCTAGCTCGATTATGGTctaacaaaataaaaaaaaatgtaacattcaataaaattcacAGCAACAATTAAATCCAACCATACCTTGATCTGTTCTTCACGACTATTGGAAATATAACCAGGATCACTATGATAACATTTATAAAAACTATAAAATAAACCCGTCGAacataaaatgaatatgaataattcgaatgatgaaaaaactaacaaagaacaataaataataataaattaaattcaattatttaaaGAAACatcattcagaaaaaaacacttaccgaaaagaaaatattgaaaaaatgttatgTAAAGCCAGATTTTCGTGgataaatataatgaaatggccaaaacattcaattgtttAGCATCAAACATGTATCGAATAAGAAGATAAAGTAGACCGACTAGCATTATTAATAGTAGAGCTTTACTTGATAACATCAGATCACTTTCACATAGTTTTCCAAACAGATAATAGTAAATGAATGGTGTTAATGCCATCACATAATGACGAAATTGTGGATCACGCCATTTCGGTATACGAATCTCGGTGTTTGGAGCAATCTTTATCCTAGCTAATGGTTGTTTAgcttcaatttgtttttgattctcCATAAACAaactatgaatgaatttggcATGAAATTTGACAGACATTTCAATGGGTGTATCGCCGGCAATATTTTTCAGATTAGGATTGGCTCCATGTTTGAGCAATAATGATACAGCTATCGGATTTCGTGCCAATACCGCACGATGTAATGCTGTGTTACGATTTCGATCAgtcaatgataaatttgCTCCTAATGTTATCAAAAGTTGGGTGGGATCAATTctatacgaaaaaaatttaaaatttgaaaagaatTAATCAACACAAAATACATACGAATTATTACGAAATGAAGACCACATTAATGCTGTCATTCCATTTGTATCGGGAGCATCTATATCTTGTCCTTTGGCAATGAAATAAGCCACAATTGAAGTATGTCCAAACTGAGCAGCTAAATGCAGAGCATTATATCCATCACCatctaataatgatggatcaGCTCGATGTTGCATCAATAGTACTACCATTGGAAGATGTCCTTGTCGGGTTGCCCAATGAAGTGCAGTAGATTGAAGATCACCACCAATAGCATCAACGATGGCACCTTTCGATATGAAATAATTAACCAAATccaatcgattattgataGCAGACCAATGAAGAAGGGTGACGTTTTCATGATCACGTTGATTAACACCATAACGTCCggaatcaattattttctgACATAAATCTAAATTTCCATATTGTGTTGCTCGTACAATTTCTGTGGTGATATCGCTATTagaatgttgttgattcagtTGAGGTATTAGATCGGgagctggtggtggtggcggtgttGGTGATGAATGGCTAAATCGTTCATTTATATCagtatcatttgattcattttccgaatgaatttcgaataatttatcaattttattttcaatcttatctccatcatcaccaagaAGATTCTATTCGAGGATCCAAAAAGTTTCATTattaaagtaaaaaaaaaataaaataaaattcaataacaaACCGTATTCGAATCGTTCATTGAATCACGATCATTATTAggattcataatcatcattttgtaaagaagaaattttttttcgtttccaccaatattatcatttcattttaatcattgaaaattggattctttttcaaaaaaaaaaattccaaatacaaaattcaaaGCAAATTAAATGAGTAAATGTATGtattatgaaaatgatgcaGCTGAGTTCATTGTGTCTGTATTGTGGACAGACAGTAATGCGCTTGCGTTGATtctgaataaaatgatccTTTTTTGGATGAATTTCAACCATTCGAACAGTAATAATCCCATTTTaatccaaatcaatcaatcaatcaatcaaccagTTTTATTTGTCGatcaaaattataaatattcCATGGGTAATacaacaccaaaaaaaaagagaaagaatcCAATGAAAagtgatattattattaattaaaatttatatttataatagACGACAAATAGAGCATTATTAAGAGAGAgataaattatgaaaattaaaagtaaaaaataaaataggtATGAAAACCTATTATACAAATATAAATGTGTAgagatattgatgatggtaattttTCACGGCTATATCGAAACAAACATATGATGAATCTTATACCatggatcgattttttctttttttttttgcataaagAAAACAGAGAATCATGTACCATCATTtggaaagagagaaaatcaATAGTTTaaattaaacaaacattACTTTTTTTATAACATTGATGGAAGACAATCTCGTTGTGATGTCGTAAGTTGCtccttcaaaaaaaaacaattttacaatacaatcatcgaatcatcaatgtgcgtgtgtttttttaatctaattattaataataataaatttctggattttaaaatatttctttgtttgtttccaatTAATCTCGACGTGCTTTACGTTGGCGAACATTTGATCGTTTTTGTTCAGGTGAACTTTcgatcaattcatcatcaataacttCTTCGATTCGTGGtccatcatcttcatcttcatcttcatcatgataatcttcttcctcttcatcatcatcatcatcttgttcaTCGGTTAAATCATCTTCTTcggtttcatcatcatcattgttacgTTTATTCTGCAAATCTTCCGTATCATCAATTAGATCATCTTGTGTGGATGGCCGTtttaaaatatcatcatgagGTTTGGCAGGATATATAATATCGATAGCGCAAACAATCATCTATTTTAAAATATGGAAggaaattttaataaaaaaaataaacatcagCTTTATTATTCTTACCAATCCAAGCATTGCACCAAACAAAATGGTTGCAaatgcaaacaaaatatatgaTCCCCAATACGGAATGCCATAATCTTCGACTAGACTATTATGGACTGCTCGAAGAGTCATagatattttgaaaaaattagaaacaATCGACATTCTAATATGAGAAAAAGATAACGATTAGaagaaaattgtaaattaaAATATTCTTACGGGATAGAATTGGGAGCTTTCCATGAACTGATTGGTTCAATTGATTGCCATTTTTTATCTTCAATAAAACTGACAAAAGTATTTACGTCACGTGTTCCTTTGTATTGGCGAAATACGCCATCTTTAACACTAaatagatgatgaattaatagattgaaaaaattatatgtTGCATAAAGGATACTTACTGATAAATTGAAGGCAAAGCGGTCACCATAAAACGTCCTGTCAAACCAGGATTTGCAGTGACATCGACGGCACCGATTTTAATTCtgaattgataaataaattgacgaattaattgttttcatatttgaaaaatataatttaaaaacaaaccCAAGATCTGAGCTCCAAACTGAAAATGATTTCCATTCGGGTTGCAAAGCTCGACAAGCTGGACACCAAGGAGCGTGgctaatcatcataaattaaaacaatagttgagattttttttatttgaaataatttcgAAAAACTTACAATTCAACCATCCATTCGCCTTGAAGCATCTGATCccaatcatcttcattgatcacaatcaatgatgtttTCGAACTTGGTTggttcaatttattttgagCAGACTGTTTACTAACACCACCTGATGTAGAATCAGCCGATTCAACAGTCAACACATTGGttatcaaaaatgatgacaagatTAAAAAGAAACATTGAGTAGTGAATATAAATTTCATGTTGTAATTTGATACCAATCAACAAGTATTGTCGAATCAATGGAATTGGTGAATATTCTCAACAAATctattattaatataatgTATATATTTACAacgatcaatcaaaaatgataaacaataaacaaataataataataatgagatgGATGACGTTGACgatttaaatattttgatcACTCAACAATATTCGAAATTACGATTACTTGTCAAAATAtcttaatttctttttttcaatcaatcaaactaatgcaatgattcaacaatgcaatatgatgatgcttactaaaaaacatttattaatACGATTTATGCATGCGCAATTCCTTTCAGGCTATTTACACACAATGAGTTTAacacaaatgaatcatttttttttgaataaaattttattttattttttctttattcacaaaaaaaataaattaaagagaatttttcatcaagaCTTTTATCGTCTTGATGATCGATACctggatgttgatgaatggttactatgatgatgatgatgatgatgatgataatgtcgaCGATCATGGGGTGTGATTGATCGGGATCGAGATCTTTGTCGTCGATAACGTTCTTTAGTTCCATGTCGAGATTTTGATCGTGATCGGGACCTAGATCTTGAATGATACCTTTTTCGTCTATCATATGATGAATCCGAATTCGAATATGaactaaatgatgatcgagATGAACGAGAAGAATCCGATGATCGACTAGGAGATCGTCTATTACGtctaaatttattcaaaaaagtaaattgttagaaaaaaactgaatgtaaaaaaaaccggaacCCATACAACCTGgataatttatcaaattcTTCTTTACGTTCACGTTGCTCTATTTTTCGTCTTTCTAATCGATCATTTTCAGCTTTTTTATCCAATTTAtctaatttaaaattgataataatattaaaatttagaaattcatatttcatataataatacaaacatTGTTTATCTAATTGAGCTTTCATCAAACGTTTAAGACGTTCCTGTGGTGTTattaccaatgatgatgatgatgatgaattggattTTGATGCTGCTGAAGGTGTTAACTGTTAAATTAACATTTAAAATAATTAgtaaaaaattcgaatagatgaaaatttcatcaataagaataataatataataataataataaacccGTTTAAAGCTGttgtaattaatttttatatatgaatgaaccaaatataataaatcgaaaaacgttaaaaatttcaatactGACATTagtcaatgatgaatgtttagTTGGTTCGGATGAATTTGCATGAATTACAGAAAGGTTTgatctatttttttaaaaaataataaaaaaatgagaaatataaaaatatatgGCTAACAAAAGGTACTTACTTTTTCTCGTCAGAATCGATGTTTGGATCATCGCTATGATCATCGCCGCTTTGAGAATCGACTAAATCATGACGATAATATCGTTTAATTGGTGgcgatttttctttttccaccACCAAATTAATCATTGACTTAGATTCGGATTGACTTTTCGCTTCAATTTCATCagttttttcactttttctgTCTCTAGAACTAGCTCTTCGACATTTTTTGgcatttgattcaatcttTTCTAGTAATTTGTATAATttcatattatcatcatttgtttcgaGTTTTACATCATTAGTTTTGATAGGAATAAGACTTTGATTTggagatttttgtttttgcttgtGATCCCTGTGTCTCGAAGATGGGCGATCAGATCTACGAATAGGGCTTTTTGATCTGCTTCGCTTTCGATATGAAGTTTTTCTACGGCGTGGACTTTTTGATCTACTACGCCGGTAATTGTGTGAACGAGAATGTGAACGAGACCGACTTCGATATCTAGATGGTGGTGAAAGCCGTCGTCGACTAGATCGACTTCTATGGCTCATACTTTCATCGGAAGAATTAGCATCATCACTTGAATATCTTCGACGTACACTTGGTGAACGACGAATGGTATATGAGGGAGATCGATcgaatgtaaatttttcatcattgttagcCTCACGAAAACAGCGACgattttttacatttgaatTAGAAGTATGATTAAAACGAATATTAGAATCGACTTTTGAATTGGCCACATCAACAGGCAATGTTGGACCATATATCAATGGTTGATTCGATGAAATTTGTTTGGCTGGtatttgtttcgatttttctgataatttctttttatttgattcttttgatttttgaacaatttttttcaatttctttttattcacCGGTTTATCCATagtttcatcttcatcattaccaaATGATgtgataaattcaatttttccttcttcaatttcacttttcgaatcatcatcatcatcattttcagcGGATGAAGAAtctgatttatttttctgttgtttttcttctccAGCAAAATGATCAACTTCACAATCATCCATATTGATTGAACGTAAAATCAACAAACGTTGTTGGATTAATACTTTACGTTCTCGACGAGATTTACGACcaacaaacattgatttttcattctctatTTCTTTAGCAATGCGCAAACGATCAGCTTCAGCTTTATCAGCTTGCATGAATTTCATAAATGCTCCAGATTTGATGCCATATTTTTTGGCAACAATATTAACACGTTCACACATATCCAAATCcaattgatcaacaaacacGATAGTGTCAAGATcttcaaattcttcatcatccgAATCATCTCCAGATTCGCTTGatgtctcatcatcatttttagatgatttaccatcattatcatcataattatatcCAATCGCAGACTTTTTTTCcgccaattttttcttcaattcattctttgttttcacattatttgtctgctgttgttgttctccCCATTTTTCTTTAAGAAATATTTTATGTAAAactttttgttcattattatcaacaaaatcattttgcACAAGATTACGAAATCGCTCATAATTGAGCTGACATTCTTGATCGGATGTAAGCAACccttcatcattgtcatttgtaCCAACATCTGCTGAACTTGGTATACAATCTAAATTGGCACGAACATCGAATCGATCTATCAGGTTATTTTGATCACCCATCCACGGTACTAAAGATGATTCGGCAGCTTGTGAAATGAGCGGATCGATatgtattttcatttgttgaccATGTATCTGAAGATATGATGCCGGATCTCTACGGATACTTTCATAAAATTCTCGACGTTTTTCGGCACGACGTCTATGATCTATCATAATAccacgaatttttttctcatgttTTCTTGCTTCATGCCACATTTTTGGTGATAAACTATTGTGATGatccaattgaatgatgaacagattttattttttcattttattttggaatTGTGAAATCCAATAGTGACAGCTGATAGAGCGTAAAAAGTGAAGAACGAATCCTTTGTCATAGAAGTTGATAATCGATTGCGGCTCAATGTTTATTATCGATCTTGCATGCTTCTAGCCgtacatttttcattccgCCAAATTCAAGTtgaattttacaattttaaatttaaaattctaaaaaatATACATTCTGTGATGTCATTTTATAAAATATTTGCCATATTCTGCTACcttattgttttattattttccgACAATGTTAATTCGACCGGTTCCGATATTTCAATCGATCCGAATGGATATTTACTTTATTGTCCATGCATGggtatgataattttgaatatggtattttttctcaatcaaattatttattcttAATTCCACAGGACGTTTTGGAAATCAAGCCGAACAATTTTTAGGAACTTTACAATTTgccaaatcaattgatcgaaCATTGATTTTACCaccattcattgaatatgtTGATTATAAAGTAACTTTTCAACCATTCGAAGATATTTTAGAGATTGATCCTATTCGTGAATATCATCGagtgatgacaatgaaagaTTTCTTGTCAAAATTAGCACCATTAATTTGGAAACATGAAAATCGAAGTATCACTTGTTATT of the Dermatophagoides farinae isolate YC_2012a chromosome 1, ASM2471394v1, whole genome shotgun sequence genome contains:
- the LOC124493073 gene encoding palmitoyltransferase ZDHHC17-like, which translates into the protein MMIMNPNNDRDSMNDSNTNLLGDDGDKIENKIDKLFEIHSENESNDTDINERFSHSSPTPPPPPAPDLIPQLNQQHSNSDITTEIVRATQYGNLDLCQKIIDSGRYGVNQRDHENVTLLHWSAINNRLDLVNYFISKGAIVDAIGGDLQSTALHWATRQGHLPMVVLLMQHRADPSLLDGDGYNALHLAAQFGHTSIVAYFIAKGQDIDAPDTNGMTALMWSSFRNNSIDPTQLLITLGANLSLTDRNRNTALHRAVLARNPIAVSLLLKHGANPNLKNIAGDTPIEMSVKFHAKFIHSLFMENQKQIEAKQPLARIKIAPNTEIRIPKWRDPQFRHYVMALTPFIYYYLFGKLCESDLMLSSKALLLIMLVGLLYLLIRYMFDAKQLNVLAISLYLSTKIWLYITFFQYFLFVFSSFELFIFILCSTGLFYSFYKCYHSDPGYISNSREEQIKTIIELGEHEGFDSSWFCSTCLIRKPTRSKHCSLCNRCVARFDHHCPWIGNCVGYRNHKYFIWYLATLSMTLFCYIVATIHYWDFLDDIRDDINESDRIMTNRKHESFVDVWSNVVTYNGWITWSLVNALIHVIWVVCLLFFQLYQITCLAMTTNERINADRYRYFKQNKRSGNIHNPYNYGFIRNFIEFCECRRLNMCLYKSPDLHDWRYVFENFEAMGRYDSDDDDDGGGSSSHDEINV
- the LOC124491420 gene encoding thioredoxin-related transmembrane protein 1-like, which translates into the protein MKFIFTTQCFFLILSSFLITNVLTVESADSTSGGVSKQSAQNKLNQPSSKTSLIVINEDDWDQMLQGEWMVEFHAPWCPACRALQPEWKSFSVWSSDLGIKIGAVDVTANPGLTGRFMVTALPSIYHVKDGVFRQYKGTRDVNTFVSFIEDKKWQSIEPISSWKAPNSIPMSIVSNFFKISMTLRAVHNSLVEDYGIPYWGSYILFAFATILFGAMLGLMIVCAIDIIYPAKPHDDILKRPSTQDDLIDDTEDLQNKRNNDDDETEEDDLTDEQDDDDDEEEEDYHDEDEDEDDGPRIEEVIDDELIESSPEQKRSNVRQRKARRD
- the LOC124491417 gene encoding uncharacterized protein LOC124491417; its protein translation is MWHEARKHEKKIRGIMIDHRRRAEKRREFYESIRRDPASYLQIHGQQMKIHIDPLISQAAESSLVPWMGDQNNLIDRFDVRANLDCIPSSADVGTNDNDEGLLTSDQECQLNYERFRNLVQNDFVDNNEQKVLHKIFLKEKWGEQQQQTNNVKTKNELKKKLAEKKSAIGYNYDDNDGKSSKNDDETSSESGDDSDDEEFEDLDTIVFVDQLDLDMCERVNIVAKKYGIKSGAFMKFMQADKAEADRLRIAKEIENEKSMFVGRKSRRERKVLIQQRLLILRSINMDDCEVDHFAGEEKQQKNKSDSSSAENDDDDDSKSEIEEGKIEFITSFGNDEDETMDKPVNKKKLKKIVQKSKESNKKKLSEKSKQIPAKQISSNQPLIYGPTLPVDVANSKVDSNIRFNHTSNSNVKNRRCFREANNDEKFTFDRSPSYTIRRSPSVRRRYSSDDANSSDESMSHRSRSSRRRLSPPSRYRSRSRSHSRSHNYRRSRSKSPRRRKTSYRKRSRSKSPIRRSDRPSSRHRDHKQKQKSPNQSLIPIKTNDVKLETNDDNMKLYKLLEKIESNAKKCRRASSRDRKSEKTDEIEAKSQSESKSMINLVVEKEKSPPIKRYYRHDLVDSQSGDDHSDDPNIDSDEKKSNLSVIHANSSEPTKHSSLTNLTPSAASKSNSSSSSSLVITPQERLKRLMKAQLDKQYKLDKKAENDRLERRKIEQRERKEEFDKLSRRNRRSPSRSSDSSRSSRSSFSSYSNSDSSYDRRKRYHSRSRSRSRSKSRHGTKERYRRQRSRSRSITPHDRRHYHHHHHHHHSNHSSTSRYRSSRR